ACATTACCGTCATTTTCGTAAACAACGCAATTTACGGAATGACTGGCGGACAAATGGCACCGACCACTTTAGTTGGACAAAAAACAGCAACATCTCCTGAAGGAAGAAACGTCCAAACGAATGGTTTGCCGATTAGAGTTTCAGAAATGCTTGCGACGCTAGATGGTGCAACGTATATCGAGCGCGTCTCAACACACGACGTCCCTCATATTACTAAAGCGAAAAAAGCGATCAAAAAAGCATTTGAGAACCAACGAAAAGGTCTCGGTTTTTCAATGGTTGAAGTCCTTTCAACGTGCCCGACAAACTGGGGGTTAGATCCTGAAGAATCACTTCAATGGGTGAAGGATGAAATGGTTCCATATTACCCGCTCGGCGTGTATAAAGATCGTCGTGCTGAGGAGGGATCCTCATGAGACAAGAAGTGATCATTGCAGGATTCGGTGGTCAAGGGGTTATGTCGATGGGACAGCTCCTCACATACGCAGGGATGCAAGAAGGAAAAGAAGTTTCGTGGCTCCCTTCTTACGGACCAGAACAACGCGGTGGAACGGCAAACGTGTCTGTCGTCATTAGTGACACAAAAGTCGGCTCCCCTGTTATTGACTCTCCGACATCGGTGATTGTCTTAAATAAACCATCTTTTGATAAGTTTGAATCGGTTGTTCAAGGTGGGGGCCATCTTTTTATTAACGCGGACTTAATTGACCAAACGAGTCAGCGTGAAGACATCGGTGTGCATCACATCCCTGCAACAACAGTTGCCGAAAAACTCGGCAATAACCGTGTGGCCGGAATGGTAATGATCGGTGCTTTTATTGAACAAACAGGGATTCTCTCGAAAGAAAGTTTACTAGCTGCTTTCATTCACGTCCTCGGTGAAAATAAAAAGCACCTTATCCCGATCAATGAGGATGCATTAAATGCTGGAAGTGATATCATCAACGGAAAAGATCTCGCATCTTTAAACGAAGCATAGATGCGCCGACTTAAAAACAAAAGCCAGGTTCCCTTCATTACAAGGGCCTGGCTCTATTTTTCGACAATTATCGAGAAGTGACTGGCACCTCAAACAAACGCTTCGTTGCTAAGCTTAAGATTTGTACTCCATTCGAAAGGGACGACAAATCAAAGGTCATATTTGGGTGATGTAAACCTGGTTGTAAGTCGGTTCCTAAACCAAGCATCGTTGCCTTGAGGTTTGGAGATGAATTGCTATAAAAATGAAAGTCTTCCCCTCCAGGGGTAACGGGAGGTTCCTTTAATCCATCCGCTCCTAAAATATCAACGATTGCCTCTCCTAATACTTCTTCCATTTCACTATTCGATGTCGCCGCAGCCATTTCTGCAGCAACATTGACTTCAACTGTTGCTCCATTTGCTGATCCGGCTTTCACCACGGTTTCTTTCACTTTATGGATGAACTCCTCCATCGCTTCATTCGTTTGAGCTCTCACGTCAATTGCAAACTCACCGAAGTCAGGGATCACATTGACGTTCTTTCCTCCTGCATTTAAAACCGTCACTTTTGCAGTAGCTGGAACAGTTGGGTCCATTTTAATTGAATTCACCGCATGAACAACATTAGCTAAGGAATCGACGACGTTCACGCCTAGATGCGGACGTGCCCCATGTGCTTGTACCCCATTTATTTCCCCAATTAATAATGTTGTAGCCCCGTGATAAATTGCTGGTGACGCCTCATGAACAGCCATTTCTTGAATTGGGCGAACGTGCACGCCGAGTAAATAATCAACATCCTTGACCACACCTTGATCAATGATTGCCTTTGCCCCTTTTCCCGTTTCTTCGGCTGGTTGAAAAATAATCTTCAAGAGCCCTTCCGGTTGAAAGCCCGTTTCCTTTAAACATTTAATCACGTGAAGAACCATCGTCATATGTGCATCATGACCACATGAATGGTTTGCTTGCCAATGACCATCTACTTTTTGCCATAATGCGTCCATGTCTGCTCGTAATGCGACGGTCGGACCTACATCACGGTCTCCCCAGTAGCCTATAAGACCGGTCAGATCGTCAAACGTTTTGCATTCTATATCCATTTTTTCTAGTTCTCTACGAATATATGATGTCGTCTCTTTTTCTTCCCAACTAATTTCAGGGTTTTCATGTAATTCATGATATGTTGCTAAAATGTTTTCTTCGTTTTTCTCAGCCCAAGTTTTTATTTG
The Bacillus shivajii DNA segment above includes these coding regions:
- a CDS encoding M20 peptidase aminoacylase family protein, with product MLDQIKTWAEKNEENILATYHELHENPEISWEEKETTSYIRRELEKMDIECKTFDDLTGLIGYWGDRDVGPTVALRADMDALWQKVDGHWQANHSCGHDAHMTMVLHVIKCLKETGFQPEGLLKIIFQPAEETGKGAKAIIDQGVVKDVDYLLGVHVRPIQEMAVHEASPAIYHGATTLLIGEINGVQAHGARPHLGVNVVDSLANVVHAVNSIKMDPTVPATAKVTVLNAGGKNVNVIPDFGEFAIDVRAQTNEAMEEFIHKVKETVVKAGSANGATVEVNVAAEMAAATSNSEMEEVLGEAIVDILGADGLKEPPVTPGGEDFHFYSNSSPNLKATMLGLGTDLQPGLHHPNMTFDLSSLSNGVQILSLATKRLFEVPVTSR
- a CDS encoding thiamine pyrophosphate-dependent enzyme — translated: MKTVFERTTGLTEAETHYCPGCTHGVIHRLVGESLEEMGVLEKTVGVASVGCSVLSYLYFNCDMTQAAHGRAPAVATGLKRVLPEDRIVFTYQGDGDLASIGMGEIVHAAARGENITVIFVNNAIYGMTGGQMAPTTLVGQKTATSPEGRNVQTNGLPIRVSEMLATLDGATYIERVSTHDVPHITKAKKAIKKAFENQRKGLGFSMVEVLSTCPTNWGLDPEESLQWVKDEMVPYYPLGVYKDRRAEEGSS
- a CDS encoding 2-oxoacid:acceptor oxidoreductase family protein: MRQEVIIAGFGGQGVMSMGQLLTYAGMQEGKEVSWLPSYGPEQRGGTANVSVVISDTKVGSPVIDSPTSVIVLNKPSFDKFESVVQGGGHLFINADLIDQTSQREDIGVHHIPATTVAEKLGNNRVAGMVMIGAFIEQTGILSKESLLAAFIHVLGENKKHLIPINEDALNAGSDIINGKDLASLNEA